The following are encoded together in the Peromyscus leucopus breed LL Stock chromosome 1, UCI_PerLeu_2.1, whole genome shotgun sequence genome:
- the LOC114706665 gene encoding olfactory receptor 52Z1-like: MTTFSTTLNHTNLRDIWYTMIGIPGLEDAHIWISIPICSMYIVAIAGNALLLFLIITERSLHEPMYLFLSMLALADIFLSTVTTPKMLAIFWFQAGGISFASCVSQMFFLHFIFVAESAILLAMAFDRYVAICYPLRYTNILTPSVISKMGIASVTRSFFICFPLIFLVYRLTYCGRNIIRHSYCEHMGIARLACDSIKVNIYYGVIVALFSTCLDVVLIIVSYVLILCAVFRIPSRDAQLKALGTCGSHVCVILLFYTPAFFSFFAHRFGGHSIPLHVHILLANLYVVVPPTVNPIIYGVKTKQIQERVIQIFSLGKTFC, encoded by the coding sequence ATGACAACATTTTCAACCACTTTAAATCACACCAATCTCAGAGACATCTGGTACACCATGATTGGGATTCCAGGACTAGAAGATGCACACATATGGATCTCTATCCCTATCTGTTCAATGTACATAGTGGCCATTGCAGGCAATGCACTGCTGTTATTCCTGATTATCACTGAACGCAGCCTTCATGAACCCATGTaccttttcctctccatgttGGCCCTGGCTGATATCTTTCTGTCCACAGTCACAACACCAAAAATGTTAGCTATCTTCTGGTTCCAAGCTGGAGGCATTTCCTTTGCTAGCTGTGTGTCTCAGATGTTTTTCCTCCACTTTATCTTTGTGGCAGAGTCTGCCATACTGCTGGCTATGGCATTTGACCGTTATGTGGCCATCTGCTATCCACTAAGATATACCAATATTCTAACCCCATCTGTCATCAGCAAAATGGGTATTGCATCTGTGACTAGAAGCTTCTTCATCTGCTTCCCCCTGATCTTCCTTGTTTATCGGCTCACCTACTGTGGGAGGAACATCATTCGGCACTCATACTGTGAACACATGGGCATTGCCAGGTTGGCCTGTGATAGCATCAAAGTCAACATTTACTATGGGGTGATAGTGGCTCTGTTTTCCACCTGCCTAGATGTGGTACTGATCATTGTATCATATGTCCTTATACTTTGTGCTGTGTTTAGAATTCCTTCTCGAGATGCCCAACTCAAGGCTCTGGGTACATGTGGCTCCCATGTCTGTGTTATTCTCCTGTTCTACACaccagcctttttttctttctttgctcatCGTTTTGGGGGTCACAGTATACCACTGCATGTGCACATTCTCCTTGCTAACCTCTATGTGGTAGTACCACCCACAGTCAATCCCATCATTTATGGTGTGAAGACTAAGCAAATTCAGGAGAGGGTTATCCAAATCTTTTCTTTAGGCAAGACATTTTGTTGA